In Fimbriimonadales bacterium, the following are encoded in one genomic region:
- a CDS encoding hydantoinase B/oxoprolinase family protein yields MQNRSFDPIRVALYTEILSSIAEEMGVALERTSSSPNIKERRDYSCALFDKSGRMIAQAAHIPVHLGAMETLMKKWLIDGPPLEEGKMYITNDPFFAGTHLPDISVIAPVFLDGKTIGFVASRAHHADIGGAAPGSFAPVQNVHEEGFLIAPSELNEEIIERVLERTRNPDERLGDLQAQRASIHVGIHRFKEIAKRYGERLDEYVEECLEYAHSLTRRTLAQIPNGVYEAEDVLEDVPKPGQFVKIALRVITEGDKIIFDFTGTGPQQDIGINATEAVTKSACYYVVRCLVPDAPTNGGCWGGITVITEPRTLVNAQYPAPVVAGNTETSQRIVDVCLQALSKALPDVIPACSQGTMNNLALGTEKWTYYETIAGGAGGGPRRRGASAIHTHMTNTRNTPIEALEVEFPLQAMRYAIRSSSGGKGKMPGGDGVVREIRVLEEGVILSLMTDRRVVSPPGFAGGEGGKPGRNVLIRQGKEESLPSKGAWILNAGDTIRIETPGGGGFGSKS; encoded by the coding sequence ATGCAAAATCGTTCTTTCGATCCGATTCGAGTTGCGCTTTACACGGAAATCTTGAGCAGCATCGCAGAGGAAATGGGTGTCGCTTTAGAGCGCACTTCTTCATCGCCGAATATCAAAGAGCGACGAGATTATTCTTGTGCTTTATTCGATAAAAGCGGGCGAATGATTGCACAAGCCGCGCATATCCCCGTCCATCTTGGGGCGATGGAAACCCTTATGAAAAAATGGCTCATAGACGGGCCGCCTCTCGAAGAGGGAAAAATGTATATTACCAACGACCCGTTTTTTGCGGGCACGCATCTTCCCGATATCTCGGTGATTGCCCCAGTATTTCTCGATGGGAAAACGATAGGATTCGTCGCGTCTCGGGCACATCATGCCGATATCGGGGGGGCTGCGCCGGGAAGTTTCGCCCCTGTGCAAAACGTTCACGAAGAGGGCTTTCTTATTGCTCCCTCGGAATTGAACGAAGAAATCATCGAACGTGTTCTCGAAAGAACGCGCAATCCCGATGAACGGTTAGGAGATCTGCAAGCGCAACGAGCGTCCATTCACGTCGGAATACATCGTTTCAAGGAAATCGCGAAACGCTATGGAGAGCGCTTGGATGAATATGTAGAAGAATGTCTCGAATACGCTCATTCGCTCACTCGGCGAACCTTAGCGCAAATCCCCAATGGAGTTTATGAAGCGGAGGATGTTTTAGAAGACGTGCCGAAGCCTGGGCAATTCGTAAAAATCGCGCTTCGTGTAATCACCGAAGGCGACAAAATTATTTTCGATTTCACAGGAACAGGCCCTCAGCAGGATATCGGAATCAACGCGACTGAGGCTGTAACGAAATCTGCTTGTTATTACGTCGTACGTTGTTTAGTCCCCGATGCCCCGACGAACGGAGGATGCTGGGGGGGCATCACGGTGATTACCGAACCCAGGACATTGGTCAATGCGCAGTATCCCGCTCCGGTAGTCGCAGGAAATACGGAGACGAGTCAGCGAATCGTGGATGTGTGTTTACAGGCTTTATCGAAAGCATTGCCCGACGTAATCCCGGCGTGCAGTCAAGGCACGATGAACAATCTCGCACTCGGAACAGAAAAATGGACGTATTACGAAACGATTGCGGGTGGCGCTGGAGGAGGTCCTCGCCGCCGAGGTGCAAGTGCAATTCACACGCATATGACGAATACGAGAAACACGCCGATAGAGGCATTGGAAGTCGAATTCCCGCTACAAGCGATGCGATATGCCATCAGAAGTAGTTCGGGTGGTAAGGGGAAAATGCCAGGTGGAGACGGCGTCGTTCGAGAAATCCGGGTTTTGGAGGAGGGAGTCATTCTCAGCCTGATGACGGATAGAAGGGTCGTCTCTCCCCCTGGTTTCGCGGGGGGTGAAGGGGGAAAGCCAGGCAGAAACGTCCTAATCAGGCAGGGGAAAGAGGAGTCTTTGCCCTCTAAAGGTGCATGGATTTTAAACGCCGGCGATACCATCCGAATCGAGACTCCGGGAGGCGGCGGATTCGGAAGTAAATCGTAG